A genomic region of Glycine max cultivar Williams 82 chromosome 15, Glycine_max_v4.0, whole genome shotgun sequence contains the following coding sequences:
- the LOC102667469 gene encoding uncharacterized protein: protein MPLYSKFLKDLLTKKSKYIHSDNIIVEGNCSAVIQRILPPKHKDPGSVTIPCSIGPVLVGKALIDSGASIILMPLSMYRRIGELEIMPTRMTLQLEDHSITRPYGVIEDVLVRVQ, encoded by the coding sequence ATGCCACTCTATTCAAAGTTTTTGAAGGATCTGCTGAccaaaaagagtaaatatatcCATAGTGATAAtatcatagtggaaggaaactgcagtgctgttatacaaagaatccttCCACCGAAACATAAGGATCCAGGGAGTGTCACCATCCCTTGCTCTATTGGTCCAGTGTTAGTTGGTAAGGCCCTCATTGATTCGGGGGCCAGCATTATTTTGATGCCTCTCTCCATGTACAGGAGGATTGGAGAGTTGGAAATTATGCCAACAAGAATGACACTGCAGCTGGAAGATCATTCTATTACAAGGCCTTATGGCGTGATAGAAGATGTTCTAGTCAGGGTGCAGTAG
- the LOC102667600 gene encoding translation initiation factor IF-2-like translates to MAQPNSSRLGIPALITALCIARGVVSDSLTFESLSPTINLAYIQKNCWNPNDLTITFLRTRKTRARGPGTSAPFSSAPPTPSAPAPAPVPAPSIPSTQNTEILVPILKSLHHGLCLLDTEPEATPEAEATPEETPEITPAATPSEALEEGNGAADTYYVADMAAAQSTWDPWPTPTLETSLPVQDAPSSPQDDPIPAQMTEDRT, encoded by the exons ATGGCCCAGCCCAACTCCTCTCGGCTAGGCATCCCTGCACTCATTACAGCCTTGTGCATAGCCAGAGGAGTAGTATCCGATTCTCTGACTTTTGAGTCCCTTAGCCCTaccattaatttggcatatatccaaaagaattgttggaacccGAATGATCTCACGATCACCTTTCTAAGGACTCGCAAGACTAGGGCTAGGGGACCTGGCACTTCTGCCCCTTTTTCTTCCGCTCCTCCAACTCCATCAGCACCTGCTCCAGCTCCAGTCCCAGCACCCTCCATCCCCTCCACTCAGAACACAGAGATTTTAGTGCCGATACTGAAGAGCCTCCATCATGGCTTATGCCTG CTAGACACCGAGCCGGAGGCGACACCAGAGGCCGAGGCCACACCGGAGGAGACTCCAGAGATTACCCCTGCTGCCACACCATCTGaggcacttgaggagggaaacGGCGCTGCAGACACATATTATGTTGCAGATATGGCTGCGGCGCAGAGCACTTGGGATCCCTGGCCCACTCCAACACTAGAGACATCATTGCCAGTCCAGGATGCTCCCTCTTCACCTCAGGATGATCCCATACCAGCACAGATGACTGAAGACAGGACTTGA